The DNA sequence TCGCTCGCCGCTACTAGGGGAATCTCGGTTGATTTCTTTTCCTGCGGGTACTTAGATGTTTCAGTTCTCCGCGTTCGCCTCCCTGGTCCTATGTATTCAGTCCAGGAATACTGGCTTATGCCAGTGGGTTTCCCCCATTCGGATATCTCCGGATCAAAGTCTGGTTGCCGACTCCCCCGAAGCTTTTCGCAGGCTCCAACGTCCTTCATCGCCTCCAGCTGCCAAGGCATCCACCGTGTGCGCTTATTCGCTTGACCATATACCGAAACAATCGTCCGCTATACAGCTGCAAATACTCTCTCGGTGCCACGTGCGACCACGCTCGCAGCACCTCTCACCGGATATTACGCTTGACTCGCCGTACGTGTGTGTACCACACACATACAACTACCGATTACAGAAGCATCACACTTCCGCAAGCTTCGCTATCACACTTCCACCTTTTTAAAGAACTCTCCAGGTGTTAACCCAGACCGAAGCCACCCGCGCCGGGTCGCTTCGGTCTGCATTCACATCGCCACCCTCTGGTTGGTGGAGCTAAGCGGGATCGAACCGCTGACCTCCTGCGTGCAAGGCAGGCGCTCTCCCAGCTGAGCTACAGCCCGTCAAGAAGCCAGAATCAAGAGCAAGCATCAAGAAGAGAACCTCTTGCCTCTTGCCTCTTGCCCCTAGTTGGTGGGTCTGGGTGGACTCGAACCACCGACCTCACCCTTATCAGGGGTGCGCTCTAACCACCTGAGCTACAGACCCCTGTAGTCTCATCGATCAAGCAATTGGTGTGGACGCTTGCGCCAGCGGGCACGGGTCAGCGTTTAAGGAGGTGATCCAGCCGCAGGTTCCCCTACGGCTACCTTGTTACGACTTCACCCCAGTCATTGACCACACCGTGGTAAGCGCTCTCCTTGCGGTTAAGCTACCTACTTCTGGTGCAGCCAACTCCCATGGTGTGACGGGCGGTGTGTACAAGGCCCGGGAACGTATTCACCGTGGCGTGCTGATCCACGATTACTAGCGATTCCGACTTCACGGAGTCGAGTTGCAGACTCCGATCCGGACTACGACCGGTTTTATGGGATTGGCTCCACCTCGCGGTTTCGCCGCCCTTTGTACCGGCCATTGTAGCACGTGTGTAGCCCAGGTCGTAAGGGCCATGATGACTTGACGTCGTCCCCACCTTCCTCCGGTTTGTCACCGGCAGTCTCCCTAGAGTGCTCGACCGAATCGCTAGCAACTAAGGACAAGGGTTGCGCTCGTTACGGGACTTAACCCAACATCTCACGACACGAGCTGACGACAGCCATGCAGCACCTGTCTCAGAGTTCCCGAAGGCACCCATCCATCTCTGGAAAGTTCTCTGGATGTCAAGACCTGGTAAGGTTCTTCGCGTTGCATCGAATTAAACCACATGCTCCACCGCTTGTGCGGGCCCCCGTCAATTCATTTGAGTTTTAACCTTGCGGCCGTACTCCCCAGGCGGTCTGCTTATCGCGTTAGCTGCGCCACCGAGACCTCAAGGATCCCAACGGCTAGCAGACATCGTTTACAGCGTGGACTACCAGGGTATCTAATCCTGTTTGCTCCCCACGCTTTCGCACCTCAGCGTCAGTATCGAGCCAGGGGGCCGCCTTCGCCACTGGTGTTCCTCCAGATCTCTACGCATTTCACCGCTACACCTGGAATTCCACCCCCCTCTCTCGTACTCCAGCTCAGCAGTATCGAATGCCGTTCCCAGGTTGAGCCCGGGGCTTTCACATCCGACTTACCAAGCCGCCTACGCGCGCTTTACGCCCAGTAATTCCGATTAACGCTCGCACCTTCCGTATTACCGCGGCTGCTGGCACGGAATTAGCCGGTGCTTCTTCTGTGGGTAGCGTCAACGACCCAGGGTATTAGCCTGGGCTCTTTCCTCCCCACTGAAAGTGCTTTACAACCCGAAGGCCTTCTTCACACACGCGGCATGGCTGCGTCAGGCTTTCGCCCATTGCGCAATATTCCCCACTGCTGCCTCCCGTAGGAGTCCGGACCGTGTCTCAGTTCCGGTGTGGCTGATCATCCTCTCAGACCAGCTACGGATCGTCGCCTTGGTAGGCCTTTACCCTACCAACTAGCTAATCCGACGCAGGCTCTTCCTATAGCGCGAGGTCCCGAAGGATCCCCCGCTTTCCCCCGTGGGGCGTATGCGGTATTAGCCCGAGTTTCCCCGGGTTATCCCCCACTACAGGGCAGATTCCTACGCGTTACTCACCCGTCCGCCACTCTACTCGCCACCGAAGTGACTTTCGCGTTCGACTTGCATGTGTTAGGCCTGCCGCCAGCGTTCAATCTGAGCCATGATCAAACTCTTCAGTTCAATCTTTAGCCTCTGCCTTTCAGCAAGAGGGAGCGTTTATCCAAAAACCCGGACAATCACTCAAAACCCGGCTCAGCAACAAGAACAACTGTATACAAATGAATCTACACAGGTCACTTGCGCCGATGGTCTCTTCACCGAAACCCCCCAACACAAGCGCCCACACAAATTGCTTGATCGTTGATTTCTTAAACAACCGCAGCCTCGCTCGGAAGCCACCTTTATCCCTGACCTGTCGTCAGGGAACGCGCATTATACAGAAGCATTTTCGCTTGGCAAGGAATAAAGAAAAATCACTACTGTCCCAACGTTTAGCGGATGACCAACGGTAATTATCTGATCGTGCAAGGAAATTGTGCCTCAAATTCTGGTCTCTACATTGAACACGATGCCACCAACGCCTTCTTCTTCGTGACGCGCACGAAGACCAACTGCAAGGTCCAGTGTCGCTACACTCACACGGCTAACCGCTTTCTGAGCCTGGTCTGTGATCAAGCCGTCACACTCTCGGCACACTGCCCACGCAAAGGATTCGGGCTGACTCGATTGCATACTCCCGCCTCACCGGCGCCAATCGATACCGAATTATGCAATCCATTGAAATTGTTTGAGTAACGCCGGAACACCGCCGAAGAAAAATCAGCATTAAACTCCGCGCCTACATGCTCCTATGCCTTATTGACCAGTTCGAACAGGTGATACTTTTTTTTCCCAAGACGCACCAGGAAAAACCGACCGTGCATTGCACGGTCGCGCGCGAACAATGCTAAAGCCGACTCGTTGTCCTCCAAGCCGCAGGCCCGCCCGTTAATCGAAATCGCATGCCGCGCCAAGGCATCTTTCGTTTGCTTGCCCGAAAACCCCGCTCCCGATTCAGTAATGAGCGACGTCAACGGTCGCTGCAAGTCCGCGTTCTTCAGATCGCTCGATGGGAGCCCGTCAAGCCTCAGCTGCACAAAATCATTTTCGGCCAGATCTTCATGCACCCCCGCAAACAGCGCATCACTGATCCGAACAGCGGCGAGCAACCCTTCCCGTCCGTGCACTAGCTCAGTCACTTCTCTCGCCAAGATAGCGTGCGCGGCTGGCTTTGACGCACTCTGCGCGTCCACCCGCTCGATTTCTTCGATTTCATCCACTCCGCGCATAGTAAACAGTTTCATGAATCGATATACGTCCGCGTCGCTCGAGTTGATCCAGAACTGGTAGAACGCGTAAGGCGAGGTCCGATCAGGATCCAGCCAGACCGTGCCACTTTCCGTTTTGCCGAACTTGGTGCCATCCGACTGAGTTACCAACGGAAACGTGAGGGCGTGCACCTGAATCCCGTTCTGGCGCCTGCACAAATCTATTCCGCCAGTGATATTGCCCCACTGATCGCTACCCCCAATCTGCAGCGAGCACTGAAAACGTCGGTTTAATTCCGCAAAATCAAATGCTTGCAAAATCATATATGAAAATTCGGCAAATGAAATCCCAACGTCATCCCGCTCGATTCTTTGCTTGACGGAATCTTTCTGGATCATGGCATTAATTGAAAAGTGCTTGCCGACCTGCCTCAGGAAATCAAGCAAGCTCATACCCGAGAACCAATCCAGATTGTTCACCACCAGCGCCCCGAACTCTCCGGAACCGTCCAAAAACCGAAGAATTTGTGCCTTTATTGAATCACTCCAGGCGCTTACAGTCTCAGCGGCATTCAAATTTCGCTCGACAAGCTTGAAACTCGGGTCACCAACCAGCCCCGTAGCGCCACCAACGAGCGCAATTGGCCGGTGACCGGCAAGCTGGAACCGTCTCAAGGCAAGAAGCGGCACCAAACTGCCAATATGCAAGCTGTCAGCAGTGGGATCGAACCCGCAATAAACCGATCTCGATTGCTCGTTCAGGTGAGTACGTAACGTGTCCAGCGGCGTAGACTGCACAATCAGTCCTCGCCTGTCCAAATCCAACAATAAATCTGTCTTGGCAGGCATGATTCCCTCACTCGTCCCCAAATGCGTTCCGTTAGCCGCAGGCTGCAATCTTCCCGCAGCGAATCAGGAACGTTACATCAAGCTGGAGGCGCGCAAAAGAAACCAAATGTACGAAAATCGAACAGATTGCGCACGGGTTCTAGATTATGTGAATTTTTATTACATTCCTTGCTCTGTTTCGCTACAATTTCAACGTTGAAGAACCCCGAGCAGATCAGCTATGCCACCTACGACCAGAATGCATTCCGTCTTGCGAATATCATTTGGACATAGCCAAATTGCCATTTTCACCCTGCTCCTCGGCGGCGTCCTCGTCTTGCTCGGACTCACAAGCAGCGATCCAGTGGAAGCAAACCGGATCAGCATCCCGATAGAAATGCTCCCCAGCACTCAACCCGAAATAGCCGGCGTTGATGCTGTCACGGAAGCTCCTGTCGCTGAATTGCTCCACGATGCCAAGGGCGTTACGAGTGAATCGGGTTCGAACTGGCTCGACCTGGAAGTACGTCGCGGAGATAACCTGTCTCTGATCTTCGCGAGAGCGGGCGCCAGCTCGACTGACCTGCAATCAATTCTCGATACTCCGGACACCGGTCGATCCTTGCGCAGTATTTTCCCAGGTCAGATCATTTCGTTCAAAGTGGAACCGGGCGGCAAACTGCTCGAGCTACGCTACGCGAAATCACCGCTCGAAACCTTTGTGTTTACACGTGCGAACCAGCAGTTTGAATTCGCGAAGGAAGTTCATACCCCCGAGATCCATCGAGCATTCCGTCATGCAACCATCAGCAGTTCACTGTTCAACGCTGGACAGGACGCCGGCTTGTCCGGGCGCCTGATCCTTGAACTGGCGAACATATTCGGCGGGGTCATCGATTTTGTTCTGGACCCGCGAGCGGGTGACTCATTCAGCGTCTTGTTCGAAGAGCGCTATCTTAACGGCGAAAAAATTGGAGAGGGATCCATTATTGCCGCTGAATTCGTCAATGACGGCCATCATTATTCCGCCTTCCATTATGTGGCAGCTAACGGAAACTCGGGATATTTCAGCGAAGACGGCGTAAGCATGCGCAAGGCTTTCCTCCGTGCCCCCCTGGATTTCACGCGAGTGAGCTCCAACTTCAATATGCGTCGCCTGCATCCGATTGCGAAAGTAATCCGCCCGCATCGAGGCGTGGATTATGCCGCATCAACCGGAACACCGGTCTATGCATCGGGAGATGGAAAGGTGACCGCCTCAGGCTACAGTCGCTCAAACGGGAATTATGTCTTCATACAGCATGACGGTCGATTCATGACCCGCTATCTGCATTTGCACAAGCGAACGGTGCAATCGGGTCAGCGCGTGAAGCAGGGGCAAACCATCGGTACCGTCGGTTCTACCGGGCTTGCTACCGGACCCCATTTACATTATGAATTCCTGGTCGACGGCGTCCACCGCAATCCACGCGATGTGCTGGACAAGTTGCCGCTCGCCAATACGCTTGCCGCAGCAGAAATTCCCGAATTCAAAAGCAGCATTTCGAGCAAGCAAACTCAACTTGCCAGTTATGCTGCGGCATGGGAACTTGCCGTGGCAAGCGGTGCAAACTGACGTTGTGCCAAATGTCTTCGAATGAACTCGCTTGATGAAAAAAAGCATCAACTTCCAATCCGATCCGCCAATTCCAGCTATCGTCAAGCACAGTTATCAATAGGCGTGCGCTATTCCGGGGCGCTCCGAAACAAGCCCCTTCAAATCGAAAACGAGGAGCCGCAACCGCAAGTCGTGGCAGCGTTAGGATTGCGGATAACGAACTTCGAGCCTTCAAGCCCCTCTGTGTAATCCACTTCAGAGCCCACGAGATACTGAAAGCTCAACGGGTCGACGACGACCGTCGCCCCGTTTTTCTCGACCTGGGTGTCATCGTCGGAAAGAGTCTCTTCAAAGCTGAATCCGTATTGAAACCCGGAACAACCACCACCGGTAACAAATACGCGAAGCTTCAACTCGGGATTGCCTTCATCTTCCTTGAGGGCGCAGACCTTCGCTGCCGCCCGGTCAGTCAGGACGAGCGCAGAGGGTATAAATTGCTGGGCGACATTCACGGCTGCTTCCAAGTTTCCGGAACTGTATTATTTTTTAACCAAGCAAATTAGTCAACTACTGGAGCTCTTCAGCCCGGAGGTCCCTTCTACTATCTTCGTCCATGGGAGTCGTTGACGCCGGGTCAGCGAACACCAGCCTCCCGTTGACCTGCGCGCCTTTCATCATCTCGATGAGATTGTATTTGACATCACCGTTGATGACCGCATGACTCGCCAGTTCAACATGGTCACTCGAAGTGACATTCCCGGTGACGGTCCCGTTCACGACCACCAAAGGCGCCACGACATTCCCAAAGACATGACCGTTCTGTTGTATCCGCACCACCGCCTGCTCATCATCCCTGGCTGCTATATTGCCATTGACGCGGCCCTCGACTTCCAGGATTCCTGCAAACGTTATGGTGCCATCGACGACGGTTTCATTCGAAATTAGCGTAGTGTCGCTCTGTCGCCCGGACGATGACATCAACGATTTCCACATGTGCTCAAGCCTCCGATAGGTGCCATTCGAATGACCGATCAATCCGTTGCGACCTCGCGCCCGAAACCTCCGCACGAATGCGAACCAGCGAGGGGAGAAACCCGGAGGGCAGTGTAATATCGCCTTCGACCATCTGAAAGTAGACAAAATCCAGTGACAGCCTGCCAGTTGGCCCGGGCTCCGGATTCGGCGCGAGCGCCTTCAGCGCCAAAGTCCGAGCCCCTCCACTATCCGTTCCGGACACTTCAAGCGTCAGATGCCCTTTGATTGTCGAATGCTTCTGCGCTCGTTGAAGAAAGACCGCCCGATACCGGAAGGAACGATCGTCCGCACCCGCGAACAACTCAAAACTGTGCAACGCCACTCCCTTGGTGCGAATGGATGCATCGGTAATGCTCTTGAAAAGCGCCACCTCCTGCTCGAGTCGCACGATCTTTGCTTGAGCAATCGCCGCCTGCGAACGTACTTCCGATGCTGCGGCACCATCGATCTCGGCCCCCTTGCGCAAGGTGATCACCTGCTGGTGCAGGGAGTTCAACTCGTCGCGATGCTTTGCCAGCAACGCCTGTGCGTCTTCGCACTCCATCGTCGCGATTCGTTCCTGATTCCCACCCGCGCTCACACCCAGGCGATACGAGACGACAAGCGCCAACACCAGGATGGCGAGCACCGACAACACGCGCAATATTCTCGCGCGAAGTGATTGGGCCCGGCGATTACGAACAATCATGTGCAAAGCTACCCTGCCGTGAACTTCACATCACGGCATCAAGGGTGTCGCTTCCAGGCCAAGCTGCTCCGGGAATCCGAACATCAGGTTCATGTTCTGCACCGCCTGACCCGCGGCCCCCTTGACGAGATTGTCGATAACACTCAGAACGACAACGACATCCCGGTCTGCCGGCCGGTGCACGGCAATTCGGCATAAATTGGAGGCGCGTACCGAGCGCGTTTGCGGATGCGATCCGGCCGGCATGACATCCACGCTCGACTCGTTCTGGTAGCGCTTTTCGAACAGCGCCTGTAGATCGACGCCAGCAGTAACGCTCAAATGCGCCACAAGAGTGGCGTGAATCCCGCGGATCATCGGTGCCAGGTGGGGAATGAAGGTGAGACGGACAGGTGTCCTGCTGAGCCGTTGCAGACCTTGCTCAATCTCGGGAAGATGCCGATGCCCGGAAACCCCATATGCCTTGAAGCTGTCATGCACCTCGCTCAGCAGATTGTCCACCTTGGCCTGTCGCCCGGCACCACTTACGCCGGATGCTGCGCTGGCGACCAGGGTATCCGTGTGCACCAGTCCGGCCTCCACCAGCGGTATCAAGCCAAGCTGGACTGCCGTCGGATAGCAACCAGGTACCGCGACCAGGCGAGCCCCGACAATCTGCTTGCGATTGACCTCGGGCAATCCGTAGACGGCCTCGGCAGCAAGTTCAGGTTTGCCGTGAGGCAGCGCGTACCATTTCTCCCACACACTGGTGTCACGAATCCTGAAATCGGCGGAAAGATCGATCACCTTTACACCCGCATCCAGCAATCCCGGTGCACCTTCCAGTGCGACTCCGTGCGGCGTTGCAAAAAACACCGCATCGCATCGTTCCAAACCAGCATCCTCGGGCATACAGAAAACGAGATCGCATTTCCCTCGCAGATTGGGAAACAATGTATCGACTCGCGTACCCGCTTCGGCGCGCGAGGTGATCGCACACACCTCGGCACGAGGATGTGCTCCGAGCAAGCGCAACAACTCGACACCGGTATATCCGGTCGCACCGACGATTCCCACCCGCAATGGAGTATCCATCCATCCAGTTCCCGGCAAATCACGAATCGGGAATTCTATTCGCTTTCCCGTTGGCTGTGGGATATCGATCGCTTCTATAATGCCCGCCAAACCAGATTGCGCACTCGCGGAGGAGTCCCGCCGACTGCGCTCCACCTGCGAATACTTGCGGAGGCTCCAGATGAGAGACAGCACCTTGCTATTGTGGGTTCGGGCTTTCCACATAATTGCGATGGTGTGCTGGTTCGCAGGGGTGTTCTATCTCCCACGCCTGTTCGTCAATCATGCAATGGCCGAAGATGATACGGTCAAGGCCCGCCTCGCCATCATGGAGCACAAACTGTATCGCTTTATCACGCCATTTGCGTGGCTGACTGCAGGATTGGGACTATGGTTGCTGGCCGCTGGCTGGGAATACTATCGCCACGCCCACTGGATGCATGCCAAACTGCTGCTGGTTGCATTGCTGGCCGCTTATCACCTCCAGTGCGGACGATTCGTCAGGATTTTTGCACGCAATGCCAATACCCACAGCCACGTTTTCTATCGGTGGTTCAACGAACTGCCGGTTTTCATACTGTTTGGCTCGATAATTCTGGTCGTCGTCAAACCCTTCTGAAGGTAGTTGCATATGACTCGTTCAGAGACCCTATTCGAGCGGGCCCTGAAGGTGATACCGGGTGGGGTCAACTCACCGGTCCGGGCGTTTCGCGGAGTAGGCGGAATTCCTGTGTTTTTCAAGCACGGTGCGGGCCCATACCTTGTAGATGCGGACGATAATCGATATATCGATTACGTAGGTTCGTGGGGACCGTTGATCCTCGGTCATGCACACCCTGCCGTACTGGCCGCGCTCGAATCCCAGATGCGCCACGGACTGAGTTATGGCGCGCCTACCGAACTCGAGGTGGAAATGGGCGAGTTGCTGTGTCGCCTGATACCTTCGCTCGACATGGTACGCATGGTGAACTCGGGCACCGAGGCGACCATGAGCGCCATACGGCTGGCCCGCGGATACACCGGCCGCGACAAGATCGTCAAATTCGAAGGCTGCTACCACGGCCATGTCGACTCGTTGCTGGTCAAGGCAGGGTCTGGCGCCCTGACGTTCGGAGAACCCGACTCTCCCGGCATCCCCAGACAGGTAACGGAGCAGACCCTAGTTCTCGATTACAACGACAGCGATGCCGTACGTAACGCATTCGCCCGCGAAGGAGCCCGGATAGCCTGTGTGATTGTCGAACCCGTCGCAGGCAACATGAATTGCATTCTCCCGTCAACCGGCTTTCTCCAGACGCTGCGCGAAGTTTGCAGCGCGAGCGGTGCAGTCCTGATCTTCGACGAGGTCATGACCGGCTTTCGTGTCGGACTCGGCGGCGCACAGGGGCACTTCGGGATCGCTCCCGATCTGACGACGCTGGGCAAGGTCATTGGTGGCGGCATGCCGGTGGGTGCGTTCGGCGGCAGACGCGACATCAT is a window from the Gammaproteobacteria bacterium genome containing:
- the erpA gene encoding iron-sulfur cluster insertion protein ErpA, with the protein product MNVAQQFIPSALVLTDRAAAKVCALKEDEGNPELKLRVFVTGGGCSGFQYGFSFEETLSDDDTQVEKNGATVVVDPLSFQYLVGSEVDYTEGLEGSKFVIRNPNAATTCGCGSSFSI
- the tyrS gene encoding tyrosine--tRNA ligase, with product MPAKTDLLLDLDRRGLIVQSTPLDTLRTHLNEQSRSVYCGFDPTADSLHIGSLVPLLALRRFQLAGHRPIALVGGATGLVGDPSFKLVERNLNAAETVSAWSDSIKAQILRFLDGSGEFGALVVNNLDWFSGMSLLDFLRQVGKHFSINAMIQKDSVKQRIERDDVGISFAEFSYMILQAFDFAELNRRFQCSLQIGGSDQWGNITGGIDLCRRQNGIQVHALTFPLVTQSDGTKFGKTESGTVWLDPDRTSPYAFYQFWINSSDADVYRFMKLFTMRGVDEIEEIERVDAQSASKPAAHAILAREVTELVHGREGLLAAVRISDALFAGVHEDLAENDFVQLRLDGLPSSDLKNADLQRPLTSLITESGAGFSGKQTKDALARHAISINGRACGLEDNESALALFARDRAMHGRFFLVRLGKKKYHLFELVNKA
- a CDS encoding CopD family protein; protein product: MRDSTLLLWVRAFHIIAMVCWFAGVFYLPRLFVNHAMAEDDTVKARLAIMEHKLYRFITPFAWLTAGLGLWLLAAGWEYYRHAHWMHAKLLLVALLAAYHLQCGRFVRIFARNANTHSHVFYRWFNELPVFILFGSIILVVVKPF
- the hemL gene encoding glutamate-1-semialdehyde 2,1-aminomutase, which gives rise to MTRSETLFERALKVIPGGVNSPVRAFRGVGGIPVFFKHGAGPYLVDADDNRYIDYVGSWGPLILGHAHPAVLAALESQMRHGLSYGAPTELEVEMGELLCRLIPSLDMVRMVNSGTEATMSAIRLARGYTGRDKIVKFEGCYHGHVDSLLVKAGSGALTFGEPDSPGIPRQVTEQTLVLDYNDSDAVRNAFAREGARIACVIVEPVAGNMNCILPSTGFLQTLREVCSASGAVLIFDEVMTGFRVGLGGAQGHFGIAPDLTTLGKVIGGGMPVGAFGGRRDIMERLSPSGPVYQAGTLSGNPLAMAAGIETLKQISRPGFYDALTARTAALLDRLRKAAAAADIPFTTSQAGSMFGLFFTDATAVHTYAQATACNIARFRRFFHGMLDAGVYIAPSAYEAGFMSAAHTDEVIDSTIAIATKVFRSL
- a CDS encoding polymer-forming cytoskeletal protein; this translates as MSSSGRQSDTTLISNETVVDGTITFAGILEVEGRVNGNIAARDDEQAVVRIQQNGHVFGNVVAPLVVVNGTVTGNVTSSDHVELASHAVINGDVKYNLIEMMKGAQVNGRLVFADPASTTPMDEDSRRDLRAEELQ
- a CDS encoding N-acetyl-gamma-glutamyl-phosphate reductase, which gives rise to MDTPLRVGIVGATGYTGVELLRLLGAHPRAEVCAITSRAEAGTRVDTLFPNLRGKCDLVFCMPEDAGLERCDAVFFATPHGVALEGAPGLLDAGVKVIDLSADFRIRDTSVWEKWYALPHGKPELAAEAVYGLPEVNRKQIVGARLVAVPGCYPTAVQLGLIPLVEAGLVHTDTLVASAASGVSGAGRQAKVDNLLSEVHDSFKAYGVSGHRHLPEIEQGLQRLSRTPVRLTFIPHLAPMIRGIHATLVAHLSVTAGVDLQALFEKRYQNESSVDVMPAGSHPQTRSVRASNLCRIAVHRPADRDVVVVLSVIDNLVKGAAGQAVQNMNLMFGFPEQLGLEATPLMP
- a CDS encoding peptidoglycan DD-metalloendopeptidase family protein, translating into MRISFGHSQIAIFTLLLGGVLVLLGLTSSDPVEANRISIPIEMLPSTQPEIAGVDAVTEAPVAELLHDAKGVTSESGSNWLDLEVRRGDNLSLIFARAGASSTDLQSILDTPDTGRSLRSIFPGQIISFKVEPGGKLLELRYAKSPLETFVFTRANQQFEFAKEVHTPEIHRAFRHATISSSLFNAGQDAGLSGRLILELANIFGGVIDFVLDPRAGDSFSVLFEERYLNGEKIGEGSIIAAEFVNDGHHYSAFHYVAANGNSGYFSEDGVSMRKAFLRAPLDFTRVSSNFNMRRLHPIAKVIRPHRGVDYAASTGTPVYASGDGKVTASGYSRSNGNYVFIQHDGRFMTRYLHLHKRTVQSGQRVKQGQTIGTVGSTGLATGPHLHYEFLVDGVHRNPRDVLDKLPLANTLAAAEIPEFKSSISSKQTQLASYAAAWELAVASGAN